In a genomic window of Homo sapiens chromosome 22, GRCh38.p14 Primary Assembly:
- the MIURF gene encoding mitochondrial ribosome and complex I assembly factor AltMIEF1, translating into MAPWSREAVLSLYRALLRQGRQLRYTDRDFYFASIRREFRKNQKLEDAEARERQLEKGLVFLNGKLGRII; encoded by the coding sequence ATGGCCCCGTGGAGCCGAGAGGCGGTGCTGAGTCTCTATCGGGCTCTGTTGCGCCAGGGCCGACAGCTTCGCTACACTGATCGAGACTTCTACTTTGCCTCCATCCGCCGTGAATTCCGAAAAAATCAGAAGCTAGAGGACGCTGAGGCCCGGGAGAGGCAGCTGGAGAAGGGCCTGGTCTTTCTCAACGGCAAATTGGGGAGGATCATTTAG
- the MIEF1 gene encoding mitochondrial dynamics protein MIEF1 isoform 2 (isoform 2 is encoded by transcript variant 2) → MAGAGERKGKKDDNGIGTAIDFVLSNARLVLGVGGAAMLGIATLAVKRMYDRAISAPTSPTRLSHSGKRSWEEPNWMGSPRLLNRDMKTGLSRSLQTLPTDSSTFDTDTFCPPRPKPVARKGQVDLKKSRLRMSLQEKLLTYYRNRAAIPAGEQARAKQAAVDICAELRSFLRAKLPDMPLRDMYLSGSLYDDLQVVTADHIQLIVPLVLEQNLWSCIPGEDTIMNVPGFFLVRRENPEYFPRGSSYWDRCVVGGYLSPKTVADTFEKVVAGSINWPAIGSLLDYVIRPAPPPEALTLEVQYERDKHLFIDFLPSVTLGDTVLVAKPHRLAQYDNLWRLSLRPAETARLRALDQADSGCRSLCLKILKAICKSTPALGHLTASQLTNVILHLAQEEADWSPDMLADRFLQALRGLISYLEAGVLPSALNPKDKALKERSLRHQVRMMEVDSRLNVSWKIQSLVGVWWPCFLPRQALLF, encoded by the exons ATGGCAGGCGCTGGTGAGCGCAAAGGCAAGAAGGATGACAATGGCATTGGCACGGCCATTGACTTTGTGCTCTCCAATGCCCGGCTGGTGCTGGGGGTGGGTGGAGCGGCCATGCTGGGCATCGCCACGCTGGCAGTTAAGCGG ATGTACGATCGGGCGATCAGTGCCCCTACCAGCCCCACCCGCCTGAGCCATTCGGGGAAAAGGAGCTGGGAAGAACCCAACTGGATGGGCTCCCCACGACTGCTGAACAGGGACATGAAGACGGGCCTGAGCCGGTCCTTGCAGACCCTTCCCACAGACTCCTCCACCTTCGACACAG ATACATTCTGCCCGCCCCGGCCCAAGCCAGTGGCCAGGAAGGGCCAGGTAGACTTGAAGAAGTCACGACTCCGCATGTCCCTGCAGGAGAAACTTCTTACTTACTACCGGAACCGGGCAGCCATCCCTGCTGGAGAGCAGGCTCGGGCCAAGCAAGCTGCTGTGGACATATGTGCCGAGCTCCGGAGCTTCCTGCGGGCCAAGTTGCCTGACATGCCGCTTCGGGACATGTACTTGAGTGGCAGCCTCTACGATGACCTGCAG GTGGTGACAGCTGACCACATCCAACTCATTGTGCCCCTTGTGCTGGAGCAGAACCTGTGGTCATGTATTCCTGGTGAAGACACCATCATGAATGTCCCTGGCTTCTTCCTGGTGCGTCGTGAGAATCCAGAGTACTTTCCTCGTGGGAGCAGTTACTGGGACCGCTGTGTAGTAGGGGGCTACCTCTCTCCAAAGACAGTCGCAGATACATTTGAGAAGGTAGTGGCTGGCTCCATCAATTGGCCAGCCATAGGGTCCCTCTTGGACTATGTGATCCGCCCGGCCCCACCCCCAGAAGCCCTCACACTGGAGGTGCAGTATGAGCGTGACAAACATCTCTTCATTGACTTCCTGCCATCAGTGACCCTCGGTGACACAGTCTTGGTGGCCAAACCACACCGGCTAGCCCAGTATGACAACCTGTGGCGGCTGAGCCTGCGTCCCGCGGAGACGGCACGCCTGCGGGCTCTGGACCAGGCTGACTCGGGCTGCCGATCTCTGTGCCTCAAGATCCTCAAGGCCATATGCAAGTCCACCCCGGCTCTGGGCCACCTCACTGCCAGCCAGCTAACCAATGTCATCCTCCACTTGGCCCAGGAGGAGGCTGACTGGTCTCCGGATATGCTGGCCGACCGTTTCCTGCAGGCCTTGAGGGGACTTATCAGCTACTTAGAGGCTGGAGTCCTGCCCAGTGCCCTAAACCCCAAG GACAAGGCCTTGAAGGAACGCAGCCTTAGACATCAGGTGAGGATGATGGAGGTAGACAGTCGACTGAATGTCAGCTGGAAAATCCAGTCACTAGTTGGGGTTTGGTGGCCATGTTTTCTACCCAGACAGGCCCTGCTTTTCTAG
- the MIEF1 gene encoding mitochondrial dynamics protein MIEF1 isoform 1 (isoform 1 is encoded by transcript variant 1): MAGAGERKGKKDDNGIGTAIDFVLSNARLVLGVGGAAMLGIATLAVKRMYDRAISAPTSPTRLSHSGKRSWEEPNWMGSPRLLNRDMKTGLSRSLQTLPTDSSTFDTDTFCPPRPKPVARKGQVDLKKSRLRMSLQEKLLTYYRNRAAIPAGEQARAKQAAVDICAELRSFLRAKLPDMPLRDMYLSGSLYDDLQVVTADHIQLIVPLVLEQNLWSCIPGEDTIMNVPGFFLVRRENPEYFPRGSSYWDRCVVGGYLSPKTVADTFEKVVAGSINWPAIGSLLDYVIRPAPPPEALTLEVQYERDKHLFIDFLPSVTLGDTVLVAKPHRLAQYDNLWRLSLRPAETARLRALDQADSGCRSLCLKILKAICKSTPALGHLTASQLTNVILHLAQEEADWSPDMLADRFLQALRGLISYLEAGVLPSALNPKVNLFAELTPEEIDELGYTLYCSLSEPEVLLQT, from the exons ATGGCAGGCGCTGGTGAGCGCAAAGGCAAGAAGGATGACAATGGCATTGGCACGGCCATTGACTTTGTGCTCTCCAATGCCCGGCTGGTGCTGGGGGTGGGTGGAGCGGCCATGCTGGGCATCGCCACGCTGGCAGTTAAGCGG ATGTACGATCGGGCGATCAGTGCCCCTACCAGCCCCACCCGCCTGAGCCATTCGGGGAAAAGGAGCTGGGAAGAACCCAACTGGATGGGCTCCCCACGACTGCTGAACAGGGACATGAAGACGGGCCTGAGCCGGTCCTTGCAGACCCTTCCCACAGACTCCTCCACCTTCGACACAG ATACATTCTGCCCGCCCCGGCCCAAGCCAGTGGCCAGGAAGGGCCAGGTAGACTTGAAGAAGTCACGACTCCGCATGTCCCTGCAGGAGAAACTTCTTACTTACTACCGGAACCGGGCAGCCATCCCTGCTGGAGAGCAGGCTCGGGCCAAGCAAGCTGCTGTGGACATATGTGCCGAGCTCCGGAGCTTCCTGCGGGCCAAGTTGCCTGACATGCCGCTTCGGGACATGTACTTGAGTGGCAGCCTCTACGATGACCTGCAG GTGGTGACAGCTGACCACATCCAACTCATTGTGCCCCTTGTGCTGGAGCAGAACCTGTGGTCATGTATTCCTGGTGAAGACACCATCATGAATGTCCCTGGCTTCTTCCTGGTGCGTCGTGAGAATCCAGAGTACTTTCCTCGTGGGAGCAGTTACTGGGACCGCTGTGTAGTAGGGGGCTACCTCTCTCCAAAGACAGTCGCAGATACATTTGAGAAGGTAGTGGCTGGCTCCATCAATTGGCCAGCCATAGGGTCCCTCTTGGACTATGTGATCCGCCCGGCCCCACCCCCAGAAGCCCTCACACTGGAGGTGCAGTATGAGCGTGACAAACATCTCTTCATTGACTTCCTGCCATCAGTGACCCTCGGTGACACAGTCTTGGTGGCCAAACCACACCGGCTAGCCCAGTATGACAACCTGTGGCGGCTGAGCCTGCGTCCCGCGGAGACGGCACGCCTGCGGGCTCTGGACCAGGCTGACTCGGGCTGCCGATCTCTGTGCCTCAAGATCCTCAAGGCCATATGCAAGTCCACCCCGGCTCTGGGCCACCTCACTGCCAGCCAGCTAACCAATGTCATCCTCCACTTGGCCCAGGAGGAGGCTGACTGGTCTCCGGATATGCTGGCCGACCGTTTCCTGCAGGCCTTGAGGGGACTTATCAGCTACTTAGAGGCTGGAGTCCTGCCCAGTGCCCTAAACCCCAAGGTGAACTTATTTGCAGAGCTCACCCCTGAAGAAATAGACGAATTAGGATACACTCTGTATTGCTCATTGTCTGAGCCAGAGGTGCTGCTGCAGACGTAG